The Carassius auratus strain Wakin chromosome 27, ASM336829v1, whole genome shotgun sequence genome includes a region encoding these proteins:
- the LOC113045502 gene encoding calponin-3-like produces MTQFNKGPAYGLSAEVRSKIAQKYDLQKEEELRYWIEDVTGMPIGENFQMGLKDGVILCELINKLQPGSIKKINQSKLNWHKLENLGNFIKAILAYGLKPNDIFEANDLFENGNLTQVQTTLLALASMAKTKGMDTKVDIGIKYADKQTRNFDDEKLKAGQCVIGLQMGTNKCASQAGMTAYGTRRHLYDPKNQTDKPFDQTTISLQMGTNKGASQAGMLAPGTRRDIFDQKVAVQPLDNSTISLQMGTNKVASQKGMSVYGLGRQVYDPKYCASPTEPTVHTNGSQGTGTNGSEISDSDYQAEFQGEYQDEYQADYHEEYRAQYDHGIDY; encoded by the exons ATGACTCAGTTCAACAAGGGCCCTGCATATGGTTTATCTGCTGAAGTGAGAAGTAAG ATTGCTCAGAAGTATGACCTGCAGAAGGAGGAGGAGCTGAGGTACTGGATTGAGGATGTAACGGGCATGCCAATCGGAGAAAATTTCCAGATGGGATTGAAGGATGGCGTCATACTGTGCGA GCTCATTAATAAACTTCAGCCTGGATCAATTAAGAAAATCAACCAATCTAAACTTAACTGGCACAAG CTTGAGAACCTGGGCAACTTCATCAAAGCCATTCTTGCCTATGGCCTGAAGCCTAACGATATCTTTGAGGCCAATGATCTGTTCGAGAATGGGAACTTAACTCAAGTCCAAACCACACTTCTTGCACTGGCCAGCATG GCAAAAACCAAAGGTATGGACACAAAAGTTGACATTGGTATAAAGTATGCAGACAAACAAACCCGCAACTTTGATGATGAGAAATTAAAGGCTGGTCAATGTGTGATTGGACTGCAG ATGGGGACAAATAAATGCGCTAGTCAGGCTGGGATGACTGCTTATGGCACCAGGAGACATCTGTATGACCCAAAGAATCAAACAGACAAGCCTTTTGACCAAACCACGATCAGCCTGCAGATGGGCACTAATAAAGGAGCAAGCCAG GCTGGGATGTTAGCCCCTGGCACCAGGAGGGATATTTTTGACCAGAAAGTGGCTGTCCAGCCACTGGACAACTCCACCATCTCACTGCAGATGGGCACCAACAAGGTGGCCTCTCAGAAGGGCATGAGTGTGTACGGGCTGGGCAGACAGGTTTACGACCCCAAATACTGCGCCTCCCCAACCGAACCCACTGTCCACACCAATGGCAGCCAGGGCACCGGCACCAACGGCTCTGAGATCAGCGACAGCGACTACCAGGCTGAATTCCAAGGAGAATATCAAGACGAGTACCAGGCAGACTACCATGAGGAATACAGAGCCCAGTATGACCACGGCATTGACTATTAA
- the hccsa.1 gene encoding holocytochrome c synthase a produces MGDTMSSPTVKAEGIIVPDFGSAPPQGCPMHRDVNKSAPPPECPMHQASAPASDKIKNVPDVPPHQDRAYEFVECPMRAANGAKPTLSDIDPANMMPPPNQQPSPGQPFPLSVVREESTIPRGGSEQKWVYPSEQMFWNAMLRKGWRWNNDDIHQKDMTNIIRIHNQNNEQAWQEILRWEKLHSKECPCGPSLLRFGGKAKDFSPRARFRHWMGHELPFDRHDWIIDRCGKEVRYVIDYYDGGLVAKHTVLDVRPAFDSLEAVWDRMKVAWWRWTST; encoded by the exons ATGGGAGACACTATGTCCAGTCCTACAGTGAAGGCAGAGGGCATCATAGTGCCAGACTTTGGCAGCGCACCACCACAGGGCTGTCCCATGCATCGAGATGTTAATAAAA GTGCCCCTCCACCAGAATGTCCAATGCATCAGGCATCTGCACCTGCAAGCGATAAGATAAAGAATGTGCCAGATGTACCGCCACATCAGGACAGGGCTTATGAATTTGTTGAGTGTCCTATGAGAGCTGCCAATGGGGCTAAACCCACACTGTCTGACATCGATCCAGCAAACATG ATGCCACCACCTAACCAGCAACCTTCACCTGGTCAACCATTTCCCCTTTCTGTTGTAAGAGAGGAGTCTACTATCCCTCGTGGTGGGTCTGAGCAGAAGTGGGTTTATCCCTCAGAGCAGATGTTCTGGAATGCCATGCTGAGGAAGGG ATGGCGCTGGAACAATGATGACATCCACCAGAAAGATATGACAAACATCATTAGGATTCATAACCAGAATAATGAGCAAGCCTGGCAGGAAATCCTGAGATGGGAGAAGCTCCATTCAAA AGAATGCCCATGTGGACCTTCTCTTTTAAGGTTTGGTGGAAAAGCAAAAGACTTTTCACCCAGAGCCAGATTTCGCCACTGGATGGG GCATGAGCTACCATTTGACAGGCACGACTGGATTATTGACCGGTGTGGAAAAGAGGTCAGATATGTGATAGACTACTATGACGGAGGCCTGGTGGCCAAGCACACTGTCCTTGACGTGCGTCCAGCCTTTGACTCCTTAGAAGCTGTTTGGGACCGTATGAAAGTGGCCTGGTGGCGCTGGACCTCcacataa
- the LOC113045501 gene encoding transmembrane protein 56-B-like has protein sequence MEPLSLQVLMIVAGSFLGFQWLFHRGSPWVSEKLCEGFLRLSPTQRTEWNSRAVSTVHALVVGLFCLYIYILDEPIQKDPVWGDATLVKLNVAVTSGYLISDLFLMFTSWESIGEKYFVIHHFAALYAYYYVLSLGILPYFANFRLLSEFSTPFVNQRWFFHMLGYHKLSKPSLINGVAMAFTFFLVRIAVIPGYYSHMYMVFGTDDFYRLPLGGRSAWVISSMSLDVMNIMWMRRIIRGCLKVLRSAWLRKTGAEMETRKTD, from the exons ATGGAGCCTCTCAGCCTGCAGGTGCTGATGATTGTAGCAGGGAGCTTCTTGGGCTTCCAGTGGCTGTTCCACAGAGGTAGCCCTTGGGTGTCTGAGAAGCTCTGCGAAGGCTTCCTGAGGCTCAGCCCTACACAAAGGACAGAGTGGAACTCCAG ggCCGTCTCAACAGTGCATGCCTTGGTTGTGGGACTTTTCTGTCTCTACATATATATCTTAGATGAACCTATCCAGAAAGACCCAGTCTG GGGAGATGCCACTCTGGTGAAGCTAAATGTGGCCGTTACCTCAGGCTACCTAATCTCAG ATCTCTTTCTCATGTTTACTTCATGGGAGTCTATAGGAGAGAAATATTTTGTCATACATCATTTTGCTGCTCTCTATGCATACTACTATGTGCTG agtCTAGGGATATTGCCTTACTTTGCTAATTTCCGCCTGCTTTCAGAATTCTCCACCCCCTTTGTGAACCAGCG TTGGTTTTTTCACATGTTGGGCTACCACAAACTTTCCAAACCGAGTCTGATTAATGGTGTCGCCATGGCATTTACATTCTTTTTGGTGAGGATTGCGGTCATTCCAGGCTACTACAGCCATATGTACATGGTCTTTGGTACGGATGACTTCTACCGATTACCGCTGGGGGGCCGCAGTGCCTGGGTTATTTCCAGCATGTCTTTGGATGTTATGAACATCATGTGGATGCGCAGAATCATCCGTGGCTGTCTCAAAGTCCTTCGCTCGGCCTGGTTGAGAAAAACAGGAGCTGAGATGGAAACTAGAAAGACAGACTGA
- the rwdd3 gene encoding RWD domain-containing protein 3 has product MSKEAYDEMSVLSAIYCEQNEFELLEESAERGIVYRIHALIERNNEKTPLALTFHICPDYPHTPPDVSIASSHLSRKQCQDLRLHLLETARSLPPEPMVHDLMLRLQENFSDLIKTSSCDSAEIRPESTEETWTALLHLDHMRSKAKYIKLIEKWASELCLTGRLFTGKPILILLQGRKENIKEYIHLQKTVKVDVDSSGKRCKEKMMSVLCEIPQPEKILMSTFEVKDILSLEDLRREFDLIGLPELYKQFVCPLIRQEAAV; this is encoded by the exons ATGTCGAAGGAAGCGTATGATGAAATGTCAGTTTTATCTGCCATATACTGTGAACAGAACGAGTTCGAGCTGTTAGAAGAGTCAG CTGAGAGGGGAATCGTCTACCGCATACACGCACTGATTGAAAGAAACAATGAGAAGACACCACTAGCCCTAACATTCCACATCTGCCCTGACTACCCTCACACCCCTCCAGATGTCAGCATCGCTTCCAGCCACTTGTCGAGAAAACAGTGTCAAGACCTGAGGCTGCATTTACTGGAAACAGCACGATCACTTCCACCAGAGCCCATGGTCCACGACTTAATGCTGAGGCTTCAGGAAAACTTCTCAGACTTGATCAAAACATCAAGCTGCGATTCAGCGGAGATCAGACCAGAATCTACAGAAGAAACCTGGACTGCTTTACTACATTTAGATCACATGAGGTCCAAAGCAAAATACATCAAACTTATCGAAAAATGGGCTTCAGAACTGTGTCTCACTGGGAGACTCTTTACAGGGAAGCCCATATTGATTCTTCTGCAAGGAAGAAAGGAAAATATTAAA GAATACATCCACCTTCAGAAGACGGTAAAAGTAGATGTTGACTCTTCAGGGAAACGCTGTAAGGAAAAGATGATGAGCGTCCTGTGTGAGATTCCACAGCCAGAGAAGATACT GATGTCTACATTTGAAGTTAAAGATATTTTATCACTTGAGGACCTCAGAAGGGAGTTTGATCTTATTGGACTGCCTGAGCTTTATAAGCAGTTTGTGTGTCCACTCATCCGACAGGAAGCTGCTGtgtaa